Part of the Gemmatimonadota bacterium genome is shown below.
TAGAGCAGGCTCTGGCGCCCGTCACCCGGGCCGTGCTTCGCGTCGGCGTTTTCCGCCAGGGCGATCGCTTCGTCGATGTCCTCCCTGGTCAGCACGCCGTCTTCGAAACGTGCTTTGATCGTTTTCAACTGCTCGGTCAGTGGGTCCATCGTTCCTTCTCAGGACGGGTCGGCCAGGGCCTGCCGGAGTACGCCCGGGCCTGCCGGGGTCGGCCGGTGCCTGCCGGGGCTGAAGCGAGACTCAAAAGAGAAACTTGAGCAAACATAACCGGATGGCGGAAATGTGAAAAGAAGAAAACCTTGATTACCGGCGTGACGCCCTGACCATGAGCAGAAACATGCATTCTCCGCAGACCAGCAGCGTGGCCAGCGTGAGGTGAAGGACCTGCACCCCCGGCGGCAGGCCGCCGTAAGCCAGGACGACCCCCAGCGCGATCTGCAGCAGGATGGCGGCCAGGATGAACCGGGCGGCTGCGTGAAGCTTCCCGGCCATACCGTGTCGCCGCACCGCCCGGTAAAGGAGCACGCCGGCAATCAGGACCAGCCAGGAAGAAAACCGGTGCACGTGGTCGACGAGGCCCACCCGGGCCAGCCATTCGCCCCGGGGCAGGCCGCCGTCGTCCTTGATGAAGGGATCGATGCCCTCCCGTACCTGCGTGCCGATGAGGACCTGGATCGCCGTAACGGCCAGGAGCGCAAACCCCAGCCGCAATAGGACGGACCGTCCCCGCCCGGTGAGTTCGACGCGCAGGCGCTGTTCCATGGACTGGAAAGTCACGAAGAGCAGCAGGCACAGCAGGATGACCGCCAGGGCCATGTGGAGCGTAATGATCCCGGGCTGAAGGCCGGACCTGACCACCTGCCCGCCCAGCCAGCCCTGGAAGCCGACCAGCACGAAACACAGGCCCGCACAATAGAAGACCGCCGGTTGCGTCATTCGATATCGAAACGAACGCAGGAAGGTCACGAAGACGAGTATCCCGATGACGACGCCCACGAGTCGGTTGGCGTATTCGGTCCACATCTTGACCGGGTTGAAGTCCGCAGGATCGTAGCCCTTCTCGCGGACATAGGCCATGTCCAGTGCTTCCACGCTCGCCGGCGGCAGCCAGGAACCCCAGCACCTGGGCCAGTCGGGACAACCCAGACCCGCGCCCGTTATCCGTACCAGGCTGCCTACGGTGATCAGGAGTATCGTAGCCGCCAAGGTAGCGAGGGCCGTTTTCTGAAAGGCGTTCATGATTGGGCATCTTAGGCCGCCGCGCCTTTTTCGGCAAGGGATATCGGGTGGTGAAGGACGGGCCCGGCGGCGGAAATTCGGTTGCCAATCCGGGCGCGTCGATGTATCTTGTGCCGTGCAGTTCAAGGCGGTATTTCAAGGGGTATAGCTCAGCTGGTAGAGCGGCGGTCTCCAAAACCGTAGGTCGCGGGTTCGAATCCTGCTGCCCCTGTTCCCTGTCACAGGCCGAGCGCCACCGCGGCCCACAGGCCGAGCGCCACCGCAGCTCACAGGCTGGGCGCCACCGCAGCTCACAGGCCGGGCGCCGCCACGGCCGCCTTGACGGAACGGACGGGCCATGTCTTTCTTCGAAGTGGAAACCTGGATACCCAAGCCCGACCGGAAAGTCGACCACGACGAAATGATCCGTACCTGGTTCGCCTTCGTGGAGGCCCACAAAGACGACCTGTTCCCCGAATGGCGGTCCGCCCGCTACTTTCGCGAGGTGGAACGCAACTCCGGCCGGGCCACGGGCCGCTACGTGATGGTGTTCGAATACGTGTCCCACGAAGGATTCCTCGCGTACAAGGAACGACGCAGGGACTGGTCGGGGCCCTATGCGGAATACAAGAAAGTGGATCCCTACCAGTTCTTCGACCTGGAATCCGTAACCGAGACCTGTTGGATGCCGGAAGAGCAGGACCGTTGGCTGGATTTCACCTGAGGCCCATAAGATACCGCCATCGACACAGGGGTGGCCATGCGTAATCAATATATACTCACGCCGTACTTCCTGGACCGCCATGACGCGGCGCTCCTCGACCTGGCGCAGGACGACTGGACCATAAACGAAACCACGTTGCAGGGCGACAGCGAGATGGCCCGCACTCTGTGTGTGCACCGTCCCCTCGCCGACCGCGTCGCCGAAGCCGCGGAGGCCGGCAGGCGGCCGGTCAGCGTCGCGGGCGACTGTTGCGCGACCATACCGGTCATGGCCGGGCTGCAGCGCGCCGGGATTCAGCCCCTTTTCCTATGGCTCGACGCCCACGGGGACTTCAACACCTGGGACACGACGCCGAGCGGGTTCCTGGGCGGCATGCCGCTGGCGATGATGGTCGGACTGGGCGAGCAGACGATGGTCGAGAACGTGCGCATGGATCCTATTCCCGACGGAGACGTCATCATGTCGGACGGCCGCGACCTGGATCCCGGCGAGCGCAAACTGGTCGAAGCATCCCGGTTGCGGCATGTCCCTGACGTGCTCGGACTCCTTCACTGCGACCTGTCCGGCAGGCCGGTCTACGTCCATTTCGATACGGACATCCTGGATCCGTCGGAAGCGCCCGCCATGGGCTACCCGGCGCCGGGCGGGCCGCCGTCTCCCGACCTGGAGCGCGTGTTCCGCCACCTCGCGGAACACTGCGACATCGCCGCGCTCTCCATCTCGACCTGGCGTTCCAACATGGACGAAGACGGCCGCAGCGGGTCCCTGTGCATGAGCCTCTTCGAAATCCTGACCGGCTGACCGGCGATCCGGCTGACCGGCGATCCGGCTGACTGCGATCCTGCTGACTGCGATCCTGCTGACTGGCGAGTCCTGCCTTGTCTTCCACCGATACCCTCTTCA
Proteins encoded:
- a CDS encoding heme A synthase, which translates into the protein MNAFQKTALATLAATILLITVGSLVRITGAGLGCPDWPRCWGSWLPPASVEALDMAYVREKGYDPADFNPVKMWTEYANRLVGVVIGILVFVTFLRSFRYRMTQPAVFYCAGLCFVLVGFQGWLGGQVVRSGLQPGIITLHMALAVILLCLLLFVTFQSMEQRLRVELTGRGRSVLLRLGFALLAVTAIQVLIGTQVREGIDPFIKDDGGLPRGEWLARVGLVDHVHRFSSWLVLIAGVLLYRAVRRHGMAGKLHAAARFILAAILLQIALGVVLAYGGLPPGVQVLHLTLATLLVCGECMFLLMVRASRR